From the genome of Loxodonta africana isolate mLoxAfr1 chromosome 4, mLoxAfr1.hap2, whole genome shotgun sequence:
ttattttatcttactAAAATTCATACTTCTTTGTATGCCATGTTTTTAGAACAAGGTGgtgtacaaataaataaaattaataaactttCCCACCCCAAAAGCCAAAATGGCAGATGGATAGAAGATGGCTACAGTTGATGTGTGCTGTGTACGTTGGAACGGAAGAGGGAGAGTAGTATTTTTCTTGTCTCAAAACTTGCTAACAACGAAACATGATGAAAGTGGTCCTTGCTATAGAAAAGAATCCAGAAGAAAGCCAATTACTGAGAGAACAGCATTTCTTGCTTATGGCATAATCTCTGAAATCATAGAGTTTAGCCCAGATAAGAGGGAAGAGAGGCCAGTAAATTCATCTAGCAAGTTCCAAGAGGATCTAGTCAAGGGCGAAGTCAGAGCTAAGAGGGAAGACTGAATCACAAGTTGCTGAGAAAAGATAGAACTCACATCTCCTTAGCTCATCTGTCGTGTTTATCTTATGTTGCCTCTCTCTGAGAAAGTGGCTCTAACAGCTGCCTCCATTTCTCATGCACATGGAGTAAAAGCCTCAGCTTCAGTGTGTTTTAGGGGTATTGCTCCCAGACACACTTGAGATAGCAAATAGAGCTGGgaccctttttttatttttttagccgATTCAGTGAGGTCCTCTTCTGCAGCTCCTCACAATTTTCACTCTTTAAGCCCTTATGGCAGTTTGTGAGGgacaccagtgccttcagagggAGAACTTTTGCCTTGTGTTCTGGGCTACTGCAAACCCAGGAGCCATCTCTGCCCCACAACTTCTGCTGGAGTTTGAAGAGCCAGCCACAATCAAGGCTCTGGGCTCTCCAAGCCCCCACACTGCAGAACATTAGTGAGGGGGCAAGACTGAGGCGGTCCTGTCTTTCTCATTCAACTCTCCTTTCATAGCCCAGAGTTCCCACGGCCTCATGGGATCCATAGTCCTAGCTAGTGCTACAGTTTTAGTAACAGCTGACCCAGTCTGGCCATTACTTCCCCGTTCTGCTTCGTGTTCTGCACAAGACCTGGTGTCTGACAACTTCTTGCTTTTTCACAGGAGCTCAATGCAATATTATAAATCCCTGGGTTGATGCTCCAGTAACACCCAGTGCACTCCCATGGGCAAAGTGGACCACGGCCATTGATAACAGGATCAGATCTAATACTGCATTTCCCCCTGTGGACAAGGTTGAACgcaggctttttgttttttcctatccCTCAGCAGACGACTACTCTTTTGACTTAGTAGTGAGGTTGGTGTATTGGTTCAAAATGCTGGTGCAGGCTCCTTTTTTTGGCTCAAGCTGGCATCTCAAAATTGGAGCTTAGTGACCCCAGCATGCTGTTGTCATGTCCTTAGTCCAGGTCAGCAGAGATTCCCCAGTAGCAGAGCCATGAGCTGAATGAATACAGAAATGCTCGTATGTCTCTGCCTCATAAACACTCAACACAAACATTAAAAAGGAAAGTTTACCTTTCTCAGGACTTGCGCCTCTAGGCTGAGGGCCCTGGGCCTGGAAAGAGATGCCACACTGTAGTACCACCCTGGGGGTACTTGTGTGCTTGGAGCTTCCTCCCTGGGTGTGGCTCTCTTCCGGCAGTGGCCAGGAGTGGACAATTTCGGCAACTCGGTTGGCGATGGAAACAACTTTGGGATTCACAGCTGAAACAAGATAAAAATGGTGCTGAGAGGCCCTTTCCAGAAGAACTTCTCTGTCTTGCTCATTGGTATGCACAGTTGCTCTGAATGAAAAGGCCGGCCCGGAATGAGAGGAAATTGTCCAAGAGTGGGGGCTGGGGGTGTCATTCTTCAGACAGGACTGGCAGTTGCCTGGCAGAGTCTGGGATGGGGGAGGAGCACACAGAGGAATGATTGTCACCTTGAAACAATTGCCCTTCTGCACCCTCTTTTTGAAGTCTTGCAAAATTAGGGTCCCCTTTCCCTTTTGCAAGGGAAGAAACACAAAAGGGAGTTCTTAGTTCTTTGGTTGAGGGAATGCTCattatgcttttatttttattcttgtttttgaACATCTTTTATACCTCAGAGAGCTGGCCCCTGTGTGCATAGGAGGGCATTCAGTAGTTTGACAAGCCTTTGGGGGTTGGTCAGTGAGGAAAGAGCGATTTCCCTGCTCTCAGCCCATGTTCATCACCCCAGTCCCCTATTAAATAAACACCCAACTCCCCTCACTCAGATGATACTCATATTCAACTAATACTGGGTAAACAAGGGTGCATGAAGTGGGACCCATGGCCTTCAAGAATTTATAATCCAGGAAAAGAGCAAGGTCATGTATTTGCACACACATCATTACAAGACAAAGCATTTGGGAACATAACAGCAATTAGGTTATTATTGATTGCCTCTAAGTTCTTAACTTTTAGAAGATTTTGCAAGCTCTGCCGTTGATGCCATATAGAGTAATTGGGTTGGTATCACACaatgtttaaagaattaaaaaaaacctgttgccattgagtcagttctgacttatagtgacccaataggtcagagtagaattgtcctatagggtttctgaggagtagctggtggattcgaactggcaatcttttgcttagcagccgaacttttaactgctgtgccaccagggctccatttaaagAATAACACAATTTAATTCACTAGACAAAAACAATAATGGAGGGAGATTTGGGCTGGAAGGTTGGGGTGCCAGGGGAACTCAAAGGCTTTGTAAATCATGATAGATGAGAGAGGCCAAGATCCAGGTTCTAGGAGGGATAGTGTCACAtgaaacacaggcccagcctgcTATTGAGCTGCCAAGGCCCTGTCTGATCCTCTCTCCCTGGGTCCCTCCCTCCACAGCATGAGCCTAGtgtcctccctccacccctctgGGTATTCACGGAAAGGCCATGAGAGATAATGCTCTTCCATAAAGTCTTCTTTAGGTGGACGTGAGGCTTAAAAAGTAGTATTTTTCATGCTCAGTCTACAGGGttgaaaaacagagagggagTGAATAAGAGAAAGAAGGAGCAGTGCCTTTCCCTCCTATTTTAACAAACAAACCAGATGTACTTTCCACTTTTAAATCACTTTATTGCAGCCCAACCAACTTCATCTTGAACACTGGCTGCCCCTGGCCCCTGGCAAGGAAATGGCCAAAGACGGATTACCAAAGCCAACTGGAAGCTTCCCTTGCAGTGTCTgcaggggacaggaaaggaaAGCTTACCTCTGCTACCACTGCAGCCTTgtgcagcctggctagagagATCAGAGTGTGGCTCTCCCATCCAAGTCATGCTGCAAACATCTTGCACACAAAATAGgcagaggaaggccctcaaggctGTCCCGCCTCACCACCACCTCACCATGTCGCAGGGCAACCACAATACCAGTGGTGGCAGTCACAGGATGACCCCATCTGACTAACTTGTGTGTATGGTTATCGATTCCTATGAGGCTGTGGGCATGGAGCAAGGGATGGAGATGAAGTATTTGCAGGAAAAACTACAAGCAACCACATTTTGGTCCGGATGAACTGCTGTGGCTAAGATTTCTATcttgaatattttaatttttaaaaattttaaaaaagaaaagattcccTTCTTGTCAGAGTTGGTGCCATCTGATAGGAAAATGAAAACTGGTTGGGGGCAGGGAAAGAACAGAAAGGATACCCATCCTCTGGACTCTATTTTGGGGGTCAGTGTGGGACAAGGTTTCTTTCAACAAGTCCCTTCTGTGGGATTCTCATTTCCTTACATTATCTGTGCAATAAGATTCCCCAGATAGTCCCTAACTCCTGTTCTATAATTCCCTAACAGGAAATGCAAGTTTCCTTGATCATAGCGAATGATCTAAAGTTGTCCAAGTGTGTTTTGATTCTCCAAGTCAGAACCATCGCAGCATTTTTAAATTGAAGCATTACTGCCACCTGTTGACTAATTATTGACAAGTTACCCAGGTTGAACAAATCCAGCAGGAGGggaaactttcttttaaaatctgtgcATCAGGCATAGGGCATTGTTGAAGGTGAGGATGTTTATGCCACAATTTGTGGGCAAAGAACAAGTCTCACTGATAAAGCCCTTTgggaaatgtttgattttttacAAAGTTCAATTTATTTTGTAAAGGAAGGTTTTGTCAAAATActtctcagtttttgttttttttttaaattgggttttaaaagtatttttgtatatgtttatCTGATCTTTCCATCAACCCTAAGAGATAGGGAGGATGGGAATACCCCCAACATTCAGACAGAAATGCAGAGGGCCAGAGGTGAGCTGACTTACCTCAAAAAGAGCGTAAGTCTGAACCTGTCTCTTTCCTTTACATTGTTTTCCCCAGAGGATTAGAAATTTGGGTAGCAAGGTTACAGCTGGAAAATCTGTTCCATTACCCTTCACTGCCATCATCTTCCTTTCTGCTCAATCTTCAGAAAAGTAGAGCAACTATTACTGAAAATTAATAAATGGGAAAGCTAAGACACAATGAATGCCCTGCCTATGGCCACACATTAGCTGATCTCCCATGTTACCAGATGGGAGATCAACTACTGTGCATAAAGAAGGGAGAGACTTAAGGGAGTGATAGAATTTCCAAAAGCCTACCTTCTGCCTCTCTGCGCCGTTCCACATTAGACAGGGATCTAGCCCATTGCTGAATGTGAAAAGCGCCCTGATATTCTGGTGGTGTTTGACTTCCATGAGCATGGATCTCCGTAGAatcttccttctctcctcctccaAAGATTGTTCTCCAAGAAGTCTTTTTCTTAGGAATGGGCTTCTCACTGGATCGGGAACTTCTGCAGGCCCTCAGCCCCAGTGTCAGTGGGTCATTTGCTGACAAACATTCCAGGCCCTTCTGGGACAAACTTCTTATTCGCAGCAGCTTTGGTGAGAAGACAGCAGGGGTGCTCTTGAAGACGTGGTGTTTGGCATAAAAGGCCAGGATTTGGAATTCTATGCTGCTTGAGTCATCATCATCCAGGGGGATTTCTTCCAGGTCACATTCACTGGTGGTGTACATGGTGGACCTGTGAAAACAAAGTTCACACTGTGTCCTTCTACTTGTGGGCAAGTTGCTCTTTGGACGTTAGGAGAGACTGGGGTGAAAATTCAATAAACGTAGATGGAGAACCCATCCTGTTTATGCTGGGCAGCAGGGGTTAATAAGAAATAGAAAAGCCAAGgtgttttttaaatgttcataGTCTTACAGAGACAGGAAGAGAGATACGTGCATAGGTAATGTCAAACACAAAGAGTGAGCTAAGAGCTGTAACAGAGATGCAGACAGGCGTGGGGACATGGAGGAGGGATAGCTGAGCTCCCGATGGAGGGGTGCCTGCGGCTTCTTgaaggataccaaaaaaaaaacaccaaacccagtgctgtcgagtagattccgactcatagcgaccctataggacagagtagaactgccccatagagtttccaaggagcgcctggtggattcaaactgccaaccctttggttaacagccatagcacttaaccactacgccaccagggtttccttttgaagGATAAAAAGGGTTTATCTGTGTTCTTCCAGCTGCCCTtgtgtctattctgactcagggcgaccccatgtgtgtcctgTTAGAACTGtcctccttagggttttcagtagctgatttctcagaagtagatcatcgggACTtcactctgaggcacctctggatggactctaaCATTTTGATGAGCCGCCAAGGACCTTGACAGTTTGcaacacccagagactcctggaaAGGATTTAGAGAGCTGGATTTGGGGGGCTAAGAACAGGATGGACAGAGAGTAGGCTATGGGCGAGTTTAGGATGGTGTGAAAAGTAGGGAGCGGACTGGTATAGCAGAAGCCTGGGGTTTATGGATTGCTGGGACTCACTATTGAAGGGgaaataagtacagtgaaactTGGGGCCAGATCATGGTGGCCTTCGAGTATCAGGCTAACAGCGTCACATTTCCTTATGTTGGTCAGTACATTTCGAAAGGAGCCCTAGGTTTTGAAGGGAGAGGTTGGGAGAGGGAGGTGGGCAAAGCAGGGGGACCAGCTCAGGAGGCGAGATGCCTGAGCTCCCTGAACCTCCCCTTCCctgtctcttccttctttctccagCGTCTGCTTTAGTTTGTGGAGGTTTGCTTGTATTTCTTGCCATATTTGGCGTTCCATGtaagattttattttcaaaaagcagtctgctattttttttttttttttttttttttagcaaatttGAAAAGTACTGGAGGCAATGGAAAACTTTTGAAGGCTTCCGAGTGGGAGAGTGATGTGATCACGAGCATGTTTTAGAAAGATCAATATAAGTGCTAAAATGATGGGTGGTGGAATGGTTTCGTCTTTATTGCTATACAATAACTGGGTAGATATAATAAACTGATTTTGtccaatttctgttgtttaagctCTCATGAAATAACTCCTGGTTTCCTGGTAGGAAATAATTTGTTTTTCCTAATGATGTACTTTGCTTTCTTATGTCTCATATTAAGgactctattttcttttttgtttcagatGCCAACAAATACAGATCTACCAAGGTTCTTTGGACTAAAACATCATAGGCAGTGGATATACTGGAAAAGAGCTTGGGCTTCACAGTCTAATAGTCCTGAGTGCATATCCTGGCCCTGCCACTGActagttttgtgaccttggacaggttAATTCACTTCTCAGAACTTCAGCTTCCTCACAAGGTAAACTGAAAATGATGCTCATCTTGGGGAAATATTGAGAGGATTCAAGATGACACATGAGAAGTCCCAGCACAGAACCTGGCCCGTAGGAGGCCCTCCATAATGtttgctattatttttttctagtacAGCTATCCTCCCaggtcctcttgttctgtccttGATGCAGCTCTTAATCATTTCATTTAAGTTAATGGttctattttaaattataaataaataagctgTAGTGATATTAGTGGTATCAACTACCAtacccttccttttctttccactGTACCGTCTCATATGAGGACTgattaataaataaatgtgatAGTAACAGTATACAAAGGAGCCTTGGcagtgcagtgtttaagcactcagctgctaacgaaaggtaGGTGacccaaacccaccagccactcagcgggagaaagacctgatgatctgttcccataaacattatacctgttgctgttgagttgattccgactcagcgaccctataggacagagtagaactgcaccatagattttccaaggagcacctggtggattcaaactgccaaccttttggttggcagccatagcacttaatcactacaccaaaaGGGtttcccccataaagattacagcctaggaaaccttgtgcagatctactctgtcctatagggttgccatgagtcaaaacctacttgatggcacagaACAACACAACAATGTCATTCAGGGTTTGAAGCAGTGTGGCCGTGAGTGGTATAGACAGATTAGACTGGGCGCCTGGAAGCTGatggtcagagttgactcagctTCTAATTTGAAat
Proteins encoded in this window:
- the BCL2L14 gene encoding apoptosis facilitator Bcl-2-like protein 14, with the translated sequence MERNSGTGMSLLPPEAGETTDSSKTRSTMYTTSECDLEEIPLDDDDSSSIEFQILAFYAKHHVFKSTPAVFSPKLLRIRSLSQKGLECLSANDPLTLGLRACRSSRSSEKPIPKKKTSWRTIFGGGEKEDSTEIHAHGSQTPPEYQGAFHIQQWARSLSNVERRREAEAVNPKVVSIANRVAEIVHSWPLPEESHTQGGSSKHTSTPRVVLQCGISFQAQGPQPRGASPEKDGEDQIIHKIVELLKYSGDHLEREMRKDKALMSIFQDSRLPYSLFKIITDQFLRGVDTRGESEVKAKGFKAALAIDVAAKLTIIDNHPMNRMLGFGTKYLKENFSPWVQQHGGWEKVLGTSHEETEH